The Janthinobacterium lividum genome has a window encoding:
- a CDS encoding PQQ-dependent sugar dehydrogenase has protein sequence MAAGGGHHPPGAATGNLTVSIGGLPAGVAGAVTLSGPASYSKLLTASSTLTDLAPGVYTLSAASVAQGTGTLAPTPVTQQVQVNTGATASASVTYAATTPLALRLQEVASGLSAPIFLTAPPGDSRLFIVERAGRIRAVQNGNLLATPFLDISTLTTTTGERGLLSLAFHPQYASNGTFFIYYTNLAGDIVIERRQVSAGNANVADPLSALAILTIPHSTFSNHNGGLLSFGPDGYLYAGTGDGGSGGDPPGNAQNTNVLLGKLLRLDVNASTVAQPYAIPPGNPFATAGGRPEIWAYGLRNPWRYAFDVPAQLLYIADVGQANWEEVDVRPVSQAGNNYGWNIMEGWHCYNTASCNQAGLVLPAIEYGHDTAGGCSITGGYVYRGTALPELAGQYLYSDYCSGWLKSFSYSNGTASAVTDWGITNVGNILSFGQDAQNELYLLSGTGKVYQIVRK, from the coding sequence GTGGCGGCGGGGGGTGGCCACCATCCGCCCGGCGCCGCCACGGGCAACCTGACAGTCAGCATCGGCGGCTTGCCGGCCGGCGTAGCGGGCGCCGTCACGCTCAGCGGACCTGCGTCCTACAGCAAGCTGCTGACGGCGAGCAGCACGCTCACAGACCTGGCGCCCGGTGTCTACACGCTCAGCGCCGCCAGCGTGGCGCAAGGCACGGGAACGCTGGCGCCCACGCCCGTCACGCAGCAGGTGCAAGTCAATACGGGGGCGACGGCCAGCGCCAGCGTCACCTATGCGGCGACCACGCCGCTGGCCCTGCGCCTGCAGGAAGTGGCCAGCGGCTTGAGCGCCCCCATCTTCCTCACGGCGCCGCCCGGCGACAGCCGTTTGTTCATTGTCGAACGGGCCGGGCGCATCCGCGCGGTGCAGAACGGCAACCTCCTGGCCACGCCTTTCCTCGACATCAGTACCCTGACCACCACCACCGGCGAACGGGGCTTGCTGTCGCTGGCTTTCCATCCGCAGTACGCCAGCAATGGCACTTTCTTCATTTACTACACCAACCTGGCCGGCGATATCGTCATCGAGCGCCGGCAAGTGTCCGCTGGCAACGCCAACGTGGCCGATCCCCTGTCCGCGCTGGCCATCCTCACGATTCCCCATTCCACGTTTAGCAACCACAATGGCGGCTTGCTCAGCTTTGGCCCGGATGGCTATCTGTATGCGGGCACGGGCGATGGCGGCAGCGGGGGCGATCCGCCCGGCAACGCGCAAAATACCAACGTCCTGCTGGGCAAGCTGCTGCGCCTGGACGTCAACGCCAGCACGGTAGCCCAGCCGTACGCCATTCCACCCGGCAATCCATTTGCCACAGCCGGCGGGCGCCCTGAAATTTGGGCCTACGGCTTGCGCAACCCGTGGCGCTACGCCTTCGACGTGCCGGCCCAACTGCTGTACATCGCCGACGTGGGCCAGGCCAATTGGGAAGAGGTCGATGTGCGTCCCGTGAGCCAGGCGGGCAACAACTATGGCTGGAACATCATGGAAGGGTGGCACTGCTATAACACCGCCAGCTGCAACCAGGCGGGACTGGTCCTGCCCGCCATCGAATACGGCCACGATACGGCCGGCGGCTGCTCGATCACGGGCGGCTATGTGTACCGGGGCACGGCCCTGCCGGAACTGGCGGGGCAGTACCTGTATTCCGACTACTGCAGCGGCTGGCTGAAAAGTTTCAGCTACAGCAATGGCACGGCCTCGGCCGTGACGGACTGGGGCATCACCAACGTGGGCAATATCCTGTCGTTTGGCCAGGATGCGCAGAACGAGCTGTACCTGCTGAGCGGCACGGGCAAGGTGTACCAGATTGTACGTAAATAA
- a CDS encoding thioesterase family protein, producing MARLKLEFPEDQYCYSSQLTVRTTDINAGNHLGNDSMISMISEARARFLFEYGVRDIEADGTGIIVTDLATTYRAEAHARDQLLFEVGVMDFNKYGGDITFRITRPRDNTLIAMAKSGFVFFNYKLSQVVPMAEDFGSKFPQVNWID from the coding sequence ATGGCCCGTTTGAAACTTGAATTTCCTGAAGACCAGTACTGCTATTCCTCGCAACTGACAGTACGCACGACGGACATCAATGCCGGCAACCATCTCGGCAACGATTCCATGATTTCCATGATTTCCGAGGCCCGCGCCCGCTTCCTGTTCGAATATGGCGTGCGCGACATCGAAGCGGACGGCACCGGCATCATCGTCACCGACCTGGCCACCACCTACCGCGCGGAAGCCCATGCGCGCGACCAGTTGCTGTTCGAAGTGGGCGTCATGGATTTCAACAAGTATGGCGGCGACATCACCTTCCGCATCACGCGCCCGCGCGACAACACCCTGATCGCCATGGCCAAGTCCGGCTTTGTGTTTTTCAACTATAAGCTCAGCCAGGTCGTGCCCATGGCGGAAGATTTCGGCAGCAAGTTCCCACAGGTGAACTGGATCGACTGA
- a CDS encoding polymer-forming cytoskeletal protein, with protein sequence MRLLHIFAALTLLLGSSLAHAATLNFNGGAVNGCSLPASSTRYTCASLIMGSTDNVVIASGYGVTVNSDVSIGYNQGLSMSGTAALTANRNLDISNVNPPNLKITGGSLTASGGNFTVGSQGGTVIVADISAASVSVGGTPVKVTGNVTATGNIDISSGSTLTGAINGGSITTSSNVTISGSVKASGSVSIGSSSTIAGPINGSSITTSSSVTITGDVTAVNTFSLGSGSNLKGTTKAPVVSIDAASSQVQGDITASTSLTVGSGSQIKGNLTSPTIDLRASGLLVTGDVKATNSLSIASGNGVNGNVEGGNVTLDSSNAYITGNALVDHITLGWQGRVQQTITCKAYTPSSPCSCVTNNSGWAFNEPMGPKCGPGTPSGLHHFQIEHPLTALTCQVPTVKVTACADASCSAVYKNSSSITVSPGGVPTQIDASGVNANVTVRQTTVGIATLSLVSTPATTGALVCKSGGSTTNCQISFLSSGFQVSGVPRYAEDEAILEISALQVAPNNPAACVPMFASQTKDLNLSCGYSNPNTGTLPARIFDSDKKSYVALAGSDQSSCAGSSTKVTVTFGADGVARPNMLYADAGALLLTAAYNPKSGSDNGLDMSGSGTVIVAPKRFLFTKLAPTQRAGLGAAPLAPAKDVTLSAVNAKDAVTKNFGKEFTEQKVVLDRNLQAPLYTGAANPEVSGDLNFVGKGGVILAPPLIWAEAGKVNFTAALQTGYLGSSLTSPGASDAVLFYPHHFVTELVITKTDGKEFPFPCSTPLVCAGNRAVYSRQPFDLTIRAQTAAGTETKNFDARNDGINTTQVVLRPYDAPKAENTYPPTDPSGSILTDGAKAPAAVTGMAVTSFTNGVATRTVAYSFPAAYAVPKEAKALASPTDVLLRATYAYPAAGNVSSAPADGKEAQLTVLTGRLMVPHDYGSERYPVRLAVQVQYWDGKTWVTSLLDSISEFGSALVVFSNCKKTLLCKDFAFPAGTSITYTFDKGILPPSKRLILAAPGAGKTGSVDVSVPGIAHLPSTVGSVVFGVFKSGPVIYLREMY encoded by the coding sequence GTGCGCTTACTCCACATTTTTGCCGCCCTGACATTGCTGCTGGGCTCATCCCTTGCCCACGCGGCCACGCTTAACTTCAATGGCGGCGCCGTCAACGGCTGCAGCCTTCCAGCGTCAAGTACCCGATACACTTGCGCCAGCCTGATCATGGGCAGTACCGACAATGTCGTTATCGCCAGCGGCTATGGCGTGACGGTCAACAGCGATGTGAGCATCGGCTACAACCAGGGCTTGAGCATGAGCGGCACGGCGGCCCTGACGGCCAACCGCAATCTCGACATCAGCAATGTCAATCCGCCTAATCTGAAGATCACGGGCGGCAGCCTGACGGCCAGCGGCGGCAATTTCACGGTGGGGTCGCAGGGTGGCACGGTGATCGTGGCCGATATTTCTGCGGCGTCCGTCTCCGTGGGCGGCACGCCCGTGAAAGTGACGGGCAATGTCACCGCCACGGGCAATATCGACATTTCTTCCGGCTCGACGCTGACGGGCGCCATCAACGGCGGCAGCATCACCACCAGTTCCAACGTCACGATCAGCGGCAGCGTGAAGGCTAGCGGCAGCGTCAGCATCGGGTCAAGCTCGACCATAGCAGGCCCCATCAACGGCAGCAGCATCACCACCAGTTCCAGCGTGACGATCACGGGTGATGTGACGGCCGTCAATACCTTCAGCCTGGGTTCGGGCAGTAACCTGAAGGGCACCACCAAGGCGCCCGTCGTCAGCATCGACGCGGCCAGCAGCCAGGTGCAGGGCGATATCACGGCCAGCACCTCGCTGACCGTCGGTTCTGGCAGCCAGATCAAGGGCAACCTGACGTCGCCGACCATCGACCTGAGGGCGTCCGGCCTGCTCGTTACGGGCGATGTGAAGGCGACCAATTCCCTGAGCATTGCCTCCGGTAATGGCGTTAATGGCAATGTGGAGGGCGGCAACGTGACTCTGGATTCCTCCAACGCCTACATCACCGGCAACGCCTTGGTCGACCACATTACTCTGGGCTGGCAGGGCCGGGTGCAGCAAACCATTACCTGCAAGGCGTATACGCCGTCGTCCCCGTGCAGCTGCGTGACGAACAACAGTGGCTGGGCCTTCAATGAACCGATGGGACCGAAATGCGGCCCCGGCACGCCGAGCGGACTGCACCATTTCCAGATCGAGCACCCGCTGACGGCGCTCACTTGCCAGGTGCCCACGGTGAAGGTGACTGCCTGCGCCGATGCCAGTTGCAGCGCGGTTTACAAGAATAGCTCCAGCATCACCGTCAGCCCGGGCGGCGTGCCGACGCAGATCGATGCCAGCGGCGTCAACGCCAATGTCACGGTGCGCCAGACCACGGTGGGCATCGCTACTCTCAGCCTGGTCAGCACGCCCGCCACGACGGGGGCGCTGGTGTGCAAGAGCGGCGGCAGCACGACCAATTGCCAGATCAGCTTCCTCTCCAGCGGCTTCCAGGTAAGCGGCGTCCCGCGCTATGCGGAGGACGAGGCCATACTGGAAATCAGCGCCTTGCAGGTCGCACCCAACAATCCGGCCGCTTGCGTGCCCATGTTTGCCAGCCAGACCAAGGACTTGAACCTGAGTTGCGGGTACAGCAATCCGAATACGGGTACATTGCCTGCGCGCATCTTTGACAGCGACAAAAAAAGCTATGTTGCTCTGGCTGGCAGCGACCAGAGTAGCTGCGCCGGGTCGAGTACCAAAGTGACTGTGACGTTCGGCGCCGATGGCGTGGCCAGGCCGAACATGCTGTATGCCGATGCGGGAGCGCTGCTACTGACGGCTGCCTATAATCCGAAAAGCGGCAGCGATAACGGCCTGGACATGAGCGGCAGCGGTACGGTCATCGTGGCGCCGAAAAGATTCCTGTTTACCAAGTTGGCACCGACGCAGCGCGCGGGCTTGGGCGCGGCACCCCTTGCACCGGCGAAGGACGTGACGCTATCGGCCGTCAACGCAAAGGATGCCGTGACGAAGAACTTTGGCAAGGAGTTCACCGAGCAGAAAGTCGTGCTCGACCGTAACCTGCAGGCGCCGCTCTACACAGGCGCAGCCAATCCAGAAGTCAGCGGCGATCTCAATTTTGTGGGCAAAGGGGGCGTCATCCTGGCGCCGCCGCTGATCTGGGCTGAAGCGGGCAAGGTCAATTTCACGGCTGCACTGCAGACGGGTTATCTGGGCAGCAGCTTGACGTCGCCGGGCGCCAGCGATGCGGTGCTCTTTTACCCGCATCATTTCGTGACGGAACTGGTCATCACGAAGACGGATGGCAAGGAGTTTCCTTTCCCGTGCAGCACGCCGCTCGTGTGCGCCGGCAACCGTGCCGTGTATTCGCGCCAGCCCTTCGACCTGACCATCCGCGCCCAGACGGCCGCTGGTACGGAGACGAAGAACTTCGATGCCAGGAATGACGGCATCAACACGACGCAGGTGGTGCTGCGTCCGTATGACGCGCCCAAGGCAGAGAACACCTATCCGCCGACAGATCCATCCGGCAGCATACTGACGGATGGGGCAAAAGCACCCGCGGCCGTGACGGGCATGGCCGTCACCAGTTTTACCAATGGCGTTGCCACGCGCACCGTCGCCTACAGCTTCCCGGCCGCCTATGCCGTGCCCAAAGAGGCGAAAGCACTGGCATCGCCAACGGATGTATTGCTGCGCGCGACATACGCCTATCCGGCGGCCGGTAATGTGAGCTCGGCGCCGGCCGATGGCAAGGAAGCGCAGCTGACCGTGCTGACGGGCCGCCTGATGGTGCCGCATGACTACGGTTCCGAGCGCTATCCCGTGCGCCTGGCGGTGCAGGTGCAGTACTGGGACGGCAAGACCTGGGTCACCAGTCTGCTGGACAGCATCAGTGAATTCGGCAGCGCGCTGGTGGTGTTTTCCAATTGCAAGAAAACCCTGCTGTGCAAGGACTTTGCATTCCCCGCTGGCACTTCTATTACTTATACGTTCGACAAGGGCATCTTGCCGCCGAGTAAACGCCTGATCCTGGCGGCGCCCGGCGCCGGCAAGACCGGCAGCGTCGACGTTTCCGTTCCCGGCATTGCGCACTTGCCCAGCACCGTGGGCAGCGTCGTCTTTGGCGTCTTCAAATCGGGGCCTGTGATTTACCTGCGCGAGATGTATTGA
- a CDS encoding S-(hydroxymethyl)glutathione dehydrogenase/class III alcohol dehydrogenase has protein sequence MKTKAAIAWKAGAPLTIEEVDLAGPRAGEVLVELKATGICHTDYYTLSGADPEGIFPAILGHEGAGVVVDVGPGVTTLKKDDHVIPLYTPECRQCKFCLSQKTNLCQAIRSTQGRGLMPDATSRFSLNGQPLFHYMGTSTFSNYIVVPEIALAKIRSDAPFDKVCYIGCGVTTGVGAVLFSAKVEAGANVVVFGLGGIGLNVIQAAKMVGADKIIGVDINPARQAIARKFGMTHFINPNEVENVVDAIVQLTDGGADYSFECVGNTTLMRQALECTHKGWGKSFIIGVAAAGQEISTRPFQLVTGREWRGSAFGGARGRTDVPKIVDWYMEGKLNIDDLITHRLKLEDINEGFDLMKSGESIRSVVLY, from the coding sequence ATGAAAACCAAAGCCGCGATTGCCTGGAAGGCGGGCGCCCCGCTGACCATCGAAGAAGTTGACCTGGCCGGCCCGCGCGCCGGCGAAGTGCTGGTCGAACTGAAAGCCACGGGCATTTGCCATACCGATTACTACACCCTGTCGGGTGCCGACCCGGAAGGCATCTTCCCTGCCATCCTCGGCCATGAAGGCGCCGGCGTCGTCGTCGACGTGGGCCCGGGCGTGACGACCCTGAAAAAGGATGACCACGTCATTCCCCTGTACACACCGGAATGCCGCCAGTGCAAGTTCTGCCTGTCGCAAAAGACGAATTTGTGCCAGGCCATCCGCTCCACGCAGGGCCGGGGCCTGATGCCGGACGCCACCAGCCGCTTCTCGCTGAATGGCCAGCCGCTGTTCCACTACATGGGCACGTCCACCTTTTCGAATTACATCGTCGTGCCGGAAATCGCCCTGGCGAAGATACGCTCCGACGCGCCCTTCGACAAGGTTTGCTACATCGGCTGCGGCGTGACGACGGGCGTGGGTGCCGTCTTGTTCTCGGCCAAGGTCGAAGCGGGCGCCAACGTGGTCGTGTTCGGCCTGGGCGGTATCGGCCTGAACGTGATCCAGGCGGCGAAAATGGTCGGCGCCGATAAAATCATCGGCGTCGACATCAACCCGGCGCGCCAGGCCATCGCCCGCAAGTTCGGCATGACGCACTTCATCAACCCGAACGAGGTGGAGAACGTCGTCGATGCCATCGTGCAATTGACGGACGGCGGCGCCGACTACAGTTTCGAATGCGTCGGCAACACGACCCTGATGCGCCAGGCGCTCGAGTGCACGCACAAGGGCTGGGGCAAGTCCTTCATCATCGGCGTGGCGGCGGCCGGGCAGGAAATCTCCACGCGTCCGTTCCAGCTGGTGACGGGGCGCGAATGGCGCGGTTCGGCCTTCGGCGGCGCGCGGGGCCGCACGGACGTGCCGAAAATCGTCGACTGGTATATGGAAGGCAAGCTCAACATTGACGACCTGATCACGCACCGCCTGAAGCTGGAAGATATCAACGAGGGCTTCGACCTGATGAAGAGCGGCGAGTCGATCCGTTCCGTGGTGCTGTATTAA
- a CDS encoding M28 family peptidase: MRLPFVLAASLLSTATLAQPLVAEAPLRAHLSFLADDLLEGRGTGQRGGDLAVRYLETQAAVAGLQPLPDGSYRQALTIVGSKALPSSKVTFSAGGKTLSPAFGQDIVFGAANGQQKVAFDAPVVFAGYGIRAPEENWDDFKGIDLKGKLVIMMVNDPQPTVAEPNRFAGKSLTWYGRWVYKYEEALRQGAAGVLLIHTTASASYPWSVPANGFGHERFNLAGAGNAMEGWLQENMARTLFQAGGQDLDALRAQAETREFRPVALNATVKVQLDSQIRSIEQFNVAGIVPGTDPKLKDEAVIYSAHWDHLGKDDEGSQRDGQSDHIYNGAIDNASGAAALLAMAQVAVKQPARRTQIFLWPAGEETGMLGSTAYTRKPLWPLAKTAADLNLDSMNFVGKTHDIGVAGAERSSLYASAAKVAKRMGLRLAPTIPDLSGAFYRADHFAFAKAGVPAFNVGSAVFSGDGSFDFVKEPKASGERLVAFKKDYHQVSDEYHPSWDLSGMVQQAQFTLNLGYEVANDKNLPTWNKGEAFGKVKR, encoded by the coding sequence AGCCTGCTCAGCACGGCTACCCTCGCCCAACCGCTCGTAGCCGAGGCGCCACTGCGCGCCCATCTGTCCTTCCTGGCCGACGATTTGCTGGAAGGACGCGGCACGGGCCAGCGCGGCGGCGACCTGGCCGTGCGCTACCTGGAAACACAGGCGGCCGTGGCCGGCTTGCAGCCCTTGCCTGACGGCAGCTACCGTCAGGCGCTGACCATCGTCGGCAGCAAGGCCTTGCCATCGAGCAAGGTGACCTTCAGCGCGGGCGGCAAGACCTTGTCTCCCGCCTTCGGCCAGGACATCGTCTTTGGCGCGGCCAATGGTCAGCAGAAAGTGGCGTTCGACGCGCCCGTCGTGTTTGCCGGCTACGGCATCCGCGCCCCAGAAGAAAACTGGGACGATTTCAAGGGCATCGATTTGAAAGGCAAGCTGGTCATCATGATGGTCAACGACCCGCAGCCGACCGTTGCCGAACCAAATCGCTTTGCCGGCAAGTCGCTGACCTGGTACGGGCGCTGGGTCTACAAGTACGAGGAAGCGCTGCGCCAGGGTGCCGCCGGCGTCTTGCTGATCCACACGACAGCATCGGCTTCGTATCCATGGTCGGTGCCGGCCAACGGTTTCGGCCATGAGCGCTTCAACCTGGCTGGCGCGGGCAATGCGATGGAAGGCTGGCTGCAGGAAAACATGGCGCGCACGCTGTTCCAGGCGGGCGGGCAAGACCTGGACGCCTTGCGCGCGCAGGCGGAAACGCGCGAGTTCCGCCCCGTGGCCCTGAACGCCACGGTCAAGGTGCAACTCGACAGCCAGATCCGCAGCATCGAGCAATTCAACGTGGCCGGCATCGTGCCGGGCACGGACCCGAAACTCAAGGACGAGGCCGTGATCTACTCGGCCCACTGGGACCACCTGGGCAAGGATGACGAAGGCAGCCAACGCGACGGGCAAAGCGACCATATCTACAACGGCGCCATCGACAACGCCTCGGGCGCGGCAGCCCTGCTGGCGATGGCGCAAGTGGCCGTGAAACAGCCGGCGCGCCGCACGCAGATATTCCTGTGGCCGGCCGGCGAGGAAACGGGCATGTTGGGGAGCACGGCCTATACGCGCAAACCCTTATGGCCGCTGGCCAAGACGGCCGCCGACCTGAACCTCGACAGCATGAATTTTGTCGGCAAGACGCACGACATCGGCGTGGCCGGCGCCGAGCGCAGCAGCCTGTACGCCAGCGCCGCCAAGGTGGCCAAGCGCATGGGCCTGCGCCTGGCGCCGACGATACCCGACCTGTCCGGCGCCTTTTACCGGGCCGACCATTTTGCCTTCGCCAAGGCCGGCGTACCCGCCTTCAACGTGGGTTCGGCCGTGTTTTCCGGCGACGGCTCGTTCGACTTCGTCAAGGAGCCGAAAGCGTCCGGCGAGCGCCTGGTAGCGTTTAAAAAGGATTACCACCAGGTAAGCGATGAATACCACCCGTCGTGGGACTTGTCCGGCATGGTGCAGCAGGCGCAGTTCACCCTGAACCTCGGCTATGAAGTGGCGAATGACAAGAATTTGCCTACATGGAACAAGGGTGAAGCGTTTGGCAAAGTGAAACGCTAA
- a CDS encoding transporter substrate-binding domain-containing protein has protein sequence MICKIDLRRAGACLLAATCAMAAPGIGHAAPQTVILYGDDDYAPYSYVENGVFKGMYVDMLRLAARAMPDYRLELQPRPWKRGLDALEKGQVFGLFPPGRKTERSYVQPYSAMLYRESVVLFCHEAVMRTPRTRFPADFAGLTIGVNTGFLLSEKLMAPAREGLLRLEAAKGNEANLKKLALRRIDCYASDRGAARHTARQLQGELTSYGFQLHEVLELSSEPTYIAYSARNTPGYKADFIDKMNAALLAMRQNGQLARIEGAYLR, from the coding sequence ATGATATGCAAAATTGACCTGCGCCGCGCCGGCGCCTGCCTGCTGGCCGCTACCTGCGCGATGGCGGCACCCGGCATCGGCCATGCCGCGCCGCAAACCGTCATCCTGTACGGCGACGACGACTATGCACCGTACAGCTATGTGGAAAACGGCGTCTTCAAGGGCATGTATGTCGATATGCTGCGATTGGCGGCCAGGGCGATGCCCGATTACCGGCTGGAACTACAGCCGCGCCCCTGGAAACGGGGGCTAGACGCGCTGGAAAAGGGCCAGGTTTTTGGCCTGTTTCCGCCCGGACGCAAAACGGAACGCTCGTACGTGCAACCGTATTCGGCCATGCTATACCGCGAATCAGTGGTCCTGTTTTGCCATGAGGCCGTCATGCGCACGCCGCGCACGCGGTTTCCCGCCGACTTTGCCGGCCTGACCATCGGCGTCAATACAGGATTTTTACTCTCGGAAAAACTAATGGCGCCAGCCCGCGAAGGACTGCTGCGCCTGGAAGCGGCCAAGGGCAATGAAGCGAATCTGAAAAAACTGGCCTTGCGGCGCATCGATTGCTACGCCAGCGACCGCGGCGCAGCCCGCCACACGGCGCGCCAACTGCAAGGCGAATTGACCAGTTACGGCTTTCAATTGCACGAAGTGCTGGAACTGTCGTCCGAACCCACCTATATCGCCTACAGCGCGCGCAACACGCCCGGCTACAAGGCCGATTTCATCGACAAGATGAATGCGGCCTTGCTTGCCATGCGGCAGAACGGCCAGTTGGCGCGCATCGAAGGAGCATACCTGCGCTGA
- a CDS encoding dienelactone hydrolase family protein, which translates to MSTTSQWIDIAGPDGSFQAYLAVPHVGKGPAIILLQEIFGVNEHIRAVADQYAADGYVVLVPDLFWRAGAHIELGYDADGWKRAVELMQATDNPHADADIAATIAALRARPEVTGKLASVGYCFGGRLSYQAAAAGLVDAAIAYYGGGIQNKLDLADQIKVPLLMHFGGQDSHIPPEAVQKIAERFEDRQDVEIHIYPGAEHGFNCTHRDSYQQRAAAHAHGNSLIFLAENL; encoded by the coding sequence ATGAGCACAACTTCGCAGTGGATCGATATCGCCGGCCCGGACGGCAGCTTCCAGGCTTACCTGGCCGTGCCGCACGTGGGCAAGGGTCCCGCCATCATCCTGTTGCAGGAAATTTTCGGCGTCAACGAGCACATCCGCGCCGTGGCCGACCAGTACGCGGCCGATGGCTACGTGGTGCTGGTGCCGGACCTGTTCTGGCGCGCTGGCGCGCACATCGAACTGGGCTATGACGCGGACGGCTGGAAGCGCGCCGTCGAACTGATGCAAGCTACCGACAATCCGCATGCCGACGCCGATATCGCCGCGACCATCGCCGCCCTGCGCGCGCGTCCGGAAGTAACGGGCAAGCTGGCTTCGGTCGGCTACTGCTTCGGCGGTCGCTTGTCGTACCAGGCGGCTGCGGCCGGCCTGGTCGACGCGGCCATCGCCTATTACGGCGGCGGCATTCAGAACAAGCTGGACCTGGCCGACCAAATCAAGGTGCCGCTGCTCATGCATTTCGGCGGCCAGGACAGCCATATTCCACCGGAAGCCGTGCAAAAGATCGCCGAGCGCTTTGAAGACCGCCAAGACGTGGAAATCCATATCTACCCGGGCGCCGAGCATGGTTTCAATTGCACCCACCGCGACAGTTACCAGCAACGCGCCGCCGCCCACGCGCATGGCAATTCCTTGATTTTCCTGGCGGAAAACTTGTAA
- a CDS encoding SRPBCC family protein, with translation MAQVIVSVTLAASAERVWDFIGGFQSLAEWSSSIKTSLSEHGGRVRRLKTMDGAIIAERLQSYSEADKSYSYTIVSGPIPVKNYRSTLRVTGEPGANECVAEWSSEFDAAEGVEEVMIGAFQHLYETAFVDLKRIMAI, from the coding sequence ATGGCCCAAGTAATTGTTTCTGTAACATTGGCGGCAAGCGCCGAACGCGTGTGGGATTTTATCGGCGGCTTCCAGTCGCTGGCTGAATGGTCGAGCTCCATCAAGACCAGCCTGTCCGAACACGGTGGCCGCGTGCGCCGCCTGAAAACCATGGACGGCGCCATCATCGCCGAACGCCTGCAAAGCTACAGCGAAGCGGACAAGAGCTACAGCTACACCATCGTCTCTGGCCCGATCCCCGTCAAAAACTACCGTTCTACCTTGCGCGTCACGGGTGAACCGGGCGCGAATGAGTGCGTGGCGGAATGGTCGAGCGAATTCGACGCGGCCGAAGGCGTGGAAGAGGTCATGATTGGCGCGTTTCAGCATTTGTACGAAACCGCGTTCGTGGACCTGAAACGCATCATGGCAATTTGA
- a CDS encoding helix-turn-helix domain-containing protein: protein MIKQSPKEFPLRTVDIIVYPGFKALEAIGAMKVFDYANTHLRLRNLPGGYDVRIASTAIGPVESDTLMSLHASKALDASRLPDLAVIVGCHHVEQVLQDIPALAAWVAEAAPRIDTLAALCTGCFFLAEAGVLDGKSAATHWSAVDSLRQRYPLIQVNADAIFVREGKFWTSAGVTAGIDLALALVEDDFSRDIALEVARDLVVYLKRPGGQSQFSVHLSSQMTTHPTIRQLQGWIIEHLAEELTVPLLAARLAMSERNFTRVFQRETGTSPTEFIDTARFEVARRLLEDNVSSLKQVAAQAGLHSEDRLRRLFQKKLAITPRDYRERFSSTAR, encoded by the coding sequence ATGATCAAGCAAAGCCCCAAAGAATTCCCCCTGCGCACCGTCGACATCATCGTCTACCCCGGCTTCAAGGCGCTCGAAGCCATCGGCGCCATGAAAGTGTTTGATTACGCCAACACCCATTTGCGCCTGCGCAATCTGCCCGGCGGCTACGACGTGCGCATCGCTTCGACGGCCATCGGCCCCGTCGAGTCGGACACCCTGATGTCGCTGCACGCGAGCAAGGCGCTCGATGCCAGCCGCTTGCCCGACCTGGCCGTCATCGTCGGCTGCCACCACGTCGAGCAAGTCTTGCAGGACATCCCCGCCCTCGCCGCCTGGGTGGCCGAAGCCGCGCCCCGCATCGATACCCTGGCGGCCCTGTGCACAGGCTGCTTCTTCCTGGCCGAGGCCGGTGTGCTCGATGGCAAGAGCGCCGCCACGCACTGGAGCGCCGTGGACAGCCTGCGTCAGCGCTATCCATTGATACAGGTGAATGCCGATGCGATTTTCGTACGGGAAGGGAAATTCTGGACGTCGGCCGGCGTGACGGCCGGCATCGATTTGGCGCTGGCCCTGGTGGAAGACGATTTCAGCCGCGATATCGCGCTGGAAGTGGCGCGCGACCTGGTGGTGTATTTGAAGCGGCCCGGTGGCCAGTCGCAGTTTTCCGTCCACCTGTCGAGCCAGATGACGACGCATCCGACCATCCGCCAGTTGCAGGGCTGGATCATCGAGCATCTTGCCGAAGAGCTCACGGTGCCGCTGCTGGCGGCCAGGCTGGCCATGAGCGAGCGCAATTTTACGCGCGTATTCCAGCGCGAAACAGGCACCAGCCCCACGGAATTTATCGACACGGCCCGCTTCGAAGTGGCGCGCCGCTTGCTGGAAGACAATGTGTCTTCCCTAAAACAGGTGGCCGCGCAGGCAGGCTTGCACAGCGAGGACCGGCTGCGCCGCCTGTTTCAAAAGAAACTTGCCATCACGCCGCGCGACTACCGCGAGCGCTTTTCCAGCACGGCGCGCTAG